The following are encoded together in the Xanthomonas vesicatoria ATCC 35937 genome:
- a CDS encoding ShlB/FhaC/HecB family hemolysin secretion/activation protein encodes MTCLAAAVSACLWLAAPAWAQDPGAADVAPAGGAALPAMKDRGDTAATLPVRGFRVRDVGSYPDAGIDPARIQAVADAAFAALAQGQPVVALRFDQLQAVADTVTRAYREAGFIVSTAYLPAQTPGPEQLIEIRVLEGRIGQVTVQGAARYRGNTLSAPLRQLQGRPLRKQDVDTALLYARDLPGVSLSSVLQPGQNAGETDVVLVASEAARPYVISLGGNNYGTELTGRYRAQAGITWNSPLGLGDVFAANYAYSLSPRQSQIGALSYALPVGQVSGLSAVVGASRSELEVRNGVFARLGLRGPTSVVYAGADWKFINHDLLQLQGSARYLREKSRLEAAGLNLSDQSFDVAELGASLRRTDLRWRGVDLLQLSVRQAVRDGSADPDLVTPDRDSHFTLARLSYTRLQYLTRTQRLYFKFSGQYSDDTLAPLEQFAVGGPDSVRAYPVSDALGDRGYYTALEYHVDAPGFADAASPFNGRPWRELLELDVFADHARVYAASGVAAPATFDAAGVGFTFRLPQYANFEWRLTAALPTGSRNASDGRDDARIYTRFGFTF; translated from the coding sequence ATGACGTGTCTGGCCGCGGCGGTGTCCGCGTGCCTGTGGCTGGCCGCACCTGCGTGGGCGCAGGACCCCGGCGCCGCCGATGTTGCGCCCGCAGGCGGCGCCGCATTGCCGGCAATGAAGGACCGCGGCGATACCGCAGCCACCTTGCCGGTGCGCGGATTCCGCGTGCGTGATGTGGGCAGCTACCCCGACGCCGGCATCGACCCGGCGCGCATCCAGGCCGTGGCCGATGCCGCCTTCGCTGCACTGGCGCAGGGCCAGCCAGTGGTGGCGCTGCGCTTCGACCAGCTGCAGGCGGTGGCCGACACTGTCACCCGCGCCTATCGCGAAGCCGGCTTCATCGTCAGCACCGCCTACCTGCCGGCGCAGACGCCCGGCCCGGAGCAGCTGATCGAGATCCGCGTGCTCGAAGGGCGCATCGGCCAGGTCACCGTGCAAGGCGCTGCGCGCTATCGCGGCAACACCTTGTCGGCGCCGCTGCGCCAGTTGCAGGGCCGCCCGCTGCGCAAGCAGGACGTGGACACCGCCCTGTTGTATGCGCGCGATCTGCCCGGCGTGTCGCTGTCCTCAGTGCTGCAACCGGGCCAGAACGCCGGCGAAACCGACGTGGTGCTGGTTGCCAGCGAAGCCGCTCGCCCGTACGTGATCAGCCTGGGCGGCAACAACTACGGCACCGAACTCACCGGCCGCTATCGCGCGCAGGCCGGCATCACCTGGAACAGCCCGCTCGGGCTGGGCGATGTGTTCGCTGCCAACTACGCCTATTCGCTGTCGCCGCGGCAGAGCCAGATCGGCGCGTTGTCGTATGCGTTGCCGGTGGGGCAGGTGTCCGGCCTGAGCGCGGTGGTTGGCGCCAGCCGCAGCGAGCTGGAAGTCCGCAACGGCGTGTTCGCCAGGCTTGGGCTCAGGGGCCCGACCTCGGTGGTGTATGCCGGTGCCGACTGGAAATTCATCAATCACGATCTGCTGCAGCTGCAAGGCTCGGCGCGGTATCTGCGGGAAAAATCGCGGCTGGAAGCGGCCGGTCTGAACCTGTCCGACCAATCCTTCGACGTGGCCGAACTCGGCGCCTCGCTGCGCCGCACCGACCTGCGCTGGCGCGGGGTGGATCTGCTGCAGCTCAGCGTGCGCCAGGCCGTGCGCGATGGCTCGGCCGACCCGGATCTGGTCACCCCCGACCGCGACAGCCATTTCACCCTGGCGCGGCTGTCCTACACGCGCCTGCAATATCTCACCCGCACCCAACGCCTGTATTTCAAGTTCAGCGGCCAATACAGCGACGACACGCTGGCCCCGCTGGAACAGTTCGCCGTCGGCGGGCCGGACAGCGTGCGCGCGTATCCGGTGTCCGATGCACTGGGCGACCGTGGTTACTACACCGCGCTGGAATATCACGTCGATGCGCCGGGCTTTGCCGATGCCGCCTCGCCGTTTAACGGCCGCCCGTGGCGCGAATTGCTGGAGCTGGACGTGTTCGCCGATCACGCCCGCGTGTATGCGGCCAGCGGCGTGGCCGCGCCGGCGACCTTCGACGCCGCCGGTGTGGGCTTCACCTTTCGTTTGCCGCAGTACGCCAATTTCGAATGGCGCCTCACCGCCGCCCTGCCGACCGGGAGCCGCAACGCCTCCGATGGTCGCGACGACGCCCGCATCTACACGCGTTTCGGCTTCACTTTTTAA